AGACACCTCGAAAAACTTCTTCTGGCGTCATCAACCAAAGTGCTCAATTTAATACGAAACTAGCTATCTGTATATTTCTTCACATTCCCAACCAATGATATTTAAGACTGTGGGGTCACAACCTGTTAACAGAAGGGAAACTACTACTACTGTAGGGACCCGTATAGACAGATCCACAGACTAGAGATTCCATTTCCACCATATTGGTAGCAAGTAAATGCGTTATTATAGAATAGAATGGCCTTGATTCTGAAATTAATGCCCTTAGAAAGATCAATGTGAGATGCACAAAACGTCCACATATTTTAGGACCAATTACTAAGTTCCAAAtcattttgtattatatattgaCTACATAGCAGTATAATATACCAGAACACAACTAAGCATCTGTTTAGGTATAAGTTGAAAGTGTtcttaagagtttttttttttttttttttttttttactaaagtaTAGTTTTATTCATTAGAAAAACTCCAAAAGCTGTTAAAAACATTTCTAGTTTTATATTGATATGCTTGATTTACTCGGGGTTCGTGGGAGTGGAGGCAAAAAGGAAAGGATAATAGTAGAATAAAGAGTAGACGTACGGGTAAGGGTGGATTGAAGGCGAGTAGGTCGCTTTGGAGAACACCAATGCTAACAGACAGAATCACGTAATTGGCTTCGTAAACGCAACCATCCTCCGTTTTCACTGTAACGCCACTTTTTGAATACTGCAATTCCCGGACAACCTGCCCAAAttcatgcaaaaataaaaactaaaatttcctTTTCAGCTTAAATTTCTCCATGTCAGCCAACTCTTATCTAGTACCAGCAAGTAAATGAACTCCATAAGGACCATGACCCACAAAAATCATACGCAGTCAAAGGGAAAAGTATAGGAAAATTGAAGTCCAAAACGCAATAAAATCTCATGAGAATCTGAGCGGTCTGCCTTGGAACCAACTAATAAAttcaaagaatatttatttcaaaGGAATCTAGGCAGACTTGGAGCACGGACTGAGCAGCTGTTAAGTTATTGGAGCTTTATGTAATTTACCCAAGCAACAGTCCTAAGTCAGGTCCATTAGTTTCTGATCTTTTGAGCGATTGAGGTATCGCCTAATAAATGGGGATATTGACAAGACTCCATTCTTCTGGGTTATTATTTGAGATGAAACGACCCATCAACTTAGGTTATTGCGATTGGGTCAATTCAAATAGTGTGGCTGGTAACAGAAATTGGAACTCCGGGGCCAACTAATTTATGAGACGTAAAAAACCTTTAAAAGGATTGCAATAGAAGCTGCCATTATTTGTGGGTCAAACTATACCTGTAAGTGGATCTCCCAAGGTTTCGGCATATTCATGGACATCGGTAACACTAAAAAATGCAGCAATGGTCAAATACACCCTGAACCCGACCTGCTTAGTGTTTGTGCGAACACAAACGATGACTTCAGATTTTTTTcgtaaaaatacaataaaaaaaagtcctGTAGAACAAATCCAGTGCTTGTCAACCAATCGTTCATACCCCAGCTGAACAATGCCCATGAAAGATGTTACAGGTCGCAACTTTTGCTATGATTTATATTCCATTTCTACAACAACGGcacttattaatttttagtcaacgatattttttccaaaactaactttatattatttcaaaattccgGTAAACGTTAAATTCAATTGTCACATGGAACTCCACttcttccaattttttattccgtttattttgatttcatataatttcattccataaagtaattttaaatatgaatgggttgaatatgtaaaaagaaaatatcataacaatttaatgagaataaatataaaaaataatagaaagctAAGTAGTGATCAACGTACGGTAATTAAATAGAGATtcaatacacacacacacacacatatatatatatatatatatatatatatatatatatatttgaaagcACTTTATCTACGAAAGGCAGTTACATGTTTCTACTTTCAATATCTTTCCAACgcttatattatttatattcgtACAAGATTTCCTTATAACATAAATTTCGTAAAGAATTTTCGCGTTGAATGTGTACTTGAGAGTTGACCATGActtgaaatgattttttattttatccactACACATTTTAACCCACCAAAAAATCCAATACTTAGATGACAATAAAAAGGTCTTGGCCAATAATTTCGCGCCTGAAAGTTATTGACATGgcttttgataataaaaaacaagacATTGGTCACTGCTACAAATCACATccacaatattttaataaaatgctTCATAATTActaacacacacacatatatatataaaatctagCTCTACTATTCGATATTTCATAATGCAATTAGCCTTTAGCATTCATTCAACTTTATTATATGATTAACAAAAACCAGTCAGAgcttaactaaattaatttataatctaCGTTTCAATTATTAAGTAGTCAAAAGCTTCACGAAAAGAAGTTATGGGAGTTGACACGAGAAGAAGATGCAGGAGATGAGTGACAGAAATATCGCAAATACACACgcaaaaaacaaaagcaaaacagTTCTGAGAAGTCATTATCTGCAAACTCCAGTGGGACAATAGAGATTAAATAACAGACAACGAAACACAATAACAAAAggggaaaaaaacaaaaggcaGGGGAGCAAACAAATGCAGATTTTCACCAGGAAATGTAATTGTTAAGCAAGCAGACAAACCAATGGAGTATTGCCAAGTAGGGGCAACGGAGAAGTGTTCAAATAAGAAAACTCTCATAGCGAAAGggcttaattatattatatgaagCGTTGTTTTGTACCTTGTTTAGTTTGAGACGATTGTCCAAAACTCTACCCTCCGATGTGAAGAGAAATTCTTCAGCCATTTTGAACAGCAAATAGTCGTAACCTCTTTCGTCAGCAACCAAAAATTCTCTCTCACCAAAGTCTACATAGGTGGATATTGGTTCTACCTCTGTGCATCCCAAATTTCCCATTTTCAGAGCACAGTCCACAGcgaaacaaacaaacaaaaatacacATATTGCAGCAGTTTCGGAATCACAAACAGATGTCCTTTTTTCGATGACACCAAATTTGACACTACAATTTTTTTACTGGCCTTACGCAGGAAGCAAATCAATAGTGAAAAATTGAACGGATCGTACCAGCCATTTCGAAATCATGCAGGAGGAAATCAATGGCGAGCTCTACTGGCGTCTCCGGCGTCCTAAAATGGGAAGCGTAAAAAAAAGGCATGAGCaacaaaaaagggaaaaagaagaaaaataaaacagaacCAAAACAAtccaaaaggaaaataattgaaggcatgattgattatgtgtaaCAACACATTCGCAAAATGACTTTTGCGGCTGAAAACGACGCGCAGAGATTTACACTTACGAGGGCCGTTTCGATTCGTTATTATTTCTATTACTATTAATACGATCACCACCATGACCATGACCAtgatttgcttcttcttcttctcctccctcTTCTTCCTGATTCCTCAAGTTCTGAATCGCCGAGTCCACCGCTTTTTTGTACGAGTCAGCAGCGATTCCACTCGGAATGATGTTCCCGCTACAACAAACAACTCGACACACCAAGTCAGCAAAAGCAAAACAGAGGACGCGATGCAAACGACGTCGTTAAGCTGAAAATGAATGGACCTGCGGTCGTAGATGTTGTAGCGCGCATTGCTGTAGTCGGAGAAGCAAGTGCGGATGCCGAATTTCGCGGCGAGTTCCCAAACAGGGTTGGAGAGCGGACCGCCAACGCCGGCGATCCAACCGGCTCCAAGCTCCACCGACACGCCGCCGAAACTCTCCTTGCGGATCCTGCCGCCGACGCGATCCGACGCCTCCAGAATCACCACGTCCTTGACGCCGTTCTCCGCCAACACCTTGGCCGCAGCAATACCTTCAAATCAAAGCAAACACAATAAGATTCGGGAACATTCAATCCAGGAACCGAGTCCGTCGCGGCAGAATAATGAGGCGGAATGAACTCACCGGAGATTCCGGCACCGACTATGATGACGGAGGAGCGAGAGGGAGAATCCATCCTAGTGTTAAATCGGTTCGTTCCGTtcacagagagagagagagagtgtgtgtaCAGTGTTTgctgtttgtgtttttgttttgtgacaCCTGAAGAAATATAGCGGGAGTCGGTTTATATAGGTTTTATTTTTGcgctttatttatttattttaaaacccTGTTTATTGTTTCTTCTCCTTTCTACTAAGATGCACGATTGACTCGTGTTTCAAACAACGATGTCTTTCGCATTTGAATCTAGTTCAACGATACGTGCTCCTTCTCCAACGCGTTTTGGAATTCGCTCATCATGGCGTGGAAGTTACCATTGCACTAAGCCCTTCACTTTTAGCATCATCCTTTCCTTTAGTCAATAATAACTAACAAAAATTCCTTATTTTAggatgaattattattattattattattatatatttaaatttaaaattataatattaatctgacatcataaatctaatttaatatgGGTTATTAATTGATTACAAAATGTAAAAAGTTGTTTTCGAAAAAACTCAAATACTATGAGAAGGATTCAAATAGATGCTAGATtacattgtttaaaaaatataaattttctgaaaaggtgtaatcatttatattttattataaattaatgaaaattttactttaaaaattatgtttataagatgagttaaatttaaaatttattttttaatattatattagagtTGTTTATAGTCTATTTAGTTAAGGTTGTCGAGATGATTATGtcattcattattaaaaacttACCAATATctaattataagtttaaatcTTAGGTGATTTTCTTAGATTGAATTAGGAATGTTTTGCTAAGTGTTGAGAAGTTATAAAAGGCcttcaaaactttttttaagaGAATACTAGCTCTTTATAGTCTAAAATATATCTTACATGAATGTTTCAAGATAGAATGTTTAAGAGATCAAACCTAAGagtttttctataaaaaaaaaagtttatttctcaaaatttttaGGAACATatcacaatttattttttgtaatttattattaccGACAGATATTCTTATATACTTCTTCATATATTTTGAAGTTTCACAAACAACAATACACAAAATAAGTATTTGACAAAATGTTATctttgtgaaaaataatattattgaaacaCAAgcattttgtgaaaaaaaaccTTATAAAATCTAAATGTCTAAAAGAAAAGTCTTAGTAAACCGCTGATGTCTCAGCAAATGCACCAACAAATTAGATTTTACTAAACATGTCAATATGTCATAAGAGAGTCTTATTAAATGCGCTCTTGCTATAAATTGCTAAACAATCTCCCACTTTGATGACATATCCCTAAAAGTTGACTCTTGTGTTAGAATGGATAACCTTTCAAACACATACATCCAAtataagacaaataaaaacttcaaaattaCTCTCTAAGACCttgattattaatttgatttaaggtGTATTATTCTTGGGAGTTATATTCTTCATCTACTCGCTATCATGACACTTGTTCTAACTTGTATTATAAGATAGGAATTTAACCCcgacgaaaaaaaaaacacaatgaCTCCAAAGAAGATGAGGAAGTTTGCTAGCCAAAAGTGAAGATTTGAGggcaaatccttttcaagaAGGAGGGGATGATGATATACCCCCTAGCCATGGTCAAAC
This DNA window, taken from Vigna radiata var. radiata cultivar VC1973A chromosome 5, Vradiata_ver6, whole genome shotgun sequence, encodes the following:
- the LOC106761584 gene encoding polyamine oxidase 1 isoform X1 — protein: MDSPSRSSVIIVGAGISGIAAAKVLAENGVKDVVILEASDRVGGRIRKESFGGVSVELGAGWIAGVGGPLSNPVWELAAKFGIRTCFSDYSNARYNIYDRSGNIIPSGIAADSYKKAVDSAIQNLRNQEEEGGEEEEANHGHGHGGDRINSNRNNNESKRPSTPETPVELAIDFLLHDFEMAEVEPISTYVDFGEREFLVADERGYDYLLFKMAEEFLFTSEGRVLDNRLKLNKVVRELQYSKSGVTVKTEDGCVYEANYVILSVSIGVLQSDLLAFNPPLPRWKLEAIEKCDVMVYTKIFLKFPYKFWPSGPEKEFFIYAHERRGYYTFWQHMENAYPGSNILVVTLTNGESKRVEAQPDEETLREAMAVLRDMFGPDIPDAIDILVPRWWNNRFQKGSYSNYPIISNHKVFHNIKAPVGRIFFTGEHTSERFNGYVHGGYLSGIDTSKALLEEMKKEKERNSESQTLLLEPLLAFTESLTMSKAETVSNIHKCDIPTQLYLTGNLGMQEAIL
- the LOC106761584 gene encoding polyamine oxidase 1 isoform X2 — translated: MDSPSRSSVIIVGAGISGIAAAKVLAENGVKDVVILEASDRVGGRIRKESFGGVSVELGAGWIAGVGGPLSNPVWELAAKFGIRTCFSDYSNARYNIYDRSGNIIPSGIAADSYKKAVDSAIQNLRNQEEEGGEEEEANHGHGHGGDRINSNRNNNESKRPSTPETPVELAIDFLLHDFEMAEVEPISTYVDFGEREFLVADERGYDYLLFKMAEEFLFTSEGRVLDNRLKLNKRWKLEAIEKCDVMVYTKIFLKFPYKFWPSGPEKEFFIYAHERRGYYTFWQHMENAYPGSNILVVTLTNGESKRVEAQPDEETLREAMAVLRDMFGPDIPDAIDILVPRWWNNRFQKGSYSNYPIISNHKVFHNIKAPVGRIFFTGEHTSERFNGYVHGGYLSGIDTSKALLEEMKKEKERNSESQTLLLEPLLAFTESLTMSKAETVSNIHKCDIPTQLYLTGNLGMQEAIL